The Actinomycetota bacterium nucleotide sequence CCGCCCACACCATCAGCAGCGCTGTGAGGATCGAAAGAACGTAGAACCCAAAGTCGCTCGAGAAGCTCAGAGAGCCGAGCGCCGGACGATCGACTTCGTGTCCGGCTTGCCCGCCGGTGAACGCATCCCATTTGAACAGCGTCTCGCCGAGCGCGTTGCCGAACGTCAGCGTGGCGATCGCGAGATACAAGCCTTTGAGCCGGACCGATGCCGCACCCACCATCACGCTGATCGGAACCGTCGCGATCGCCGCGATGGGCACCGCGAGCCAGAACGGCCATCCCCAGACGGTGGCCGCGACCCCGGTGGTGAACGCGCCGATGCCTACGAACGTGAACGGCATCAGCGAGATCATCCCCGCGTATCCGGTCACGACGACGATCGACAGCTCGAGCATCGCCCAGACCGCGACGTACGCGGCGATGTAGAGGCCGAAGGACCCGAAGGCGAGCGGAAGGAAACCGAGCGCGAGGAGCGCGGCCCCTGCGAGCGCCTGCAGCCGCGTCAAGCGGGGCAGCCGGAGGGCGAGCGCGGCCGGCTCGGCGCCGGCCTCGGCGAGCGCCGATTCGGTGGGCGCAACGAAGACGCCTTTCATGCCTCGAGCGCTTCCTGCTCGGCACGCACAACGAAGAAGCGCTCCGTGTGCGCCAGCAGTAGGACGACGATGAGGATGGCCGCGACGACCGACCGGCGCGTGCTCCACCAGGTGGGAGCCAGGATCATCATCTCCTGAGCCACACCGAACACGAATCCGCCGATGACCGCGAGCGGCAGGTTGACGAGCCCACCGACGAGCGCCGCGCCGAACGCGGGGATCAAGAAGTTCCCGAACGGGGTCGTCTCGACCACCGTGATGATCCCGCCTCGCGCGCCTGCGGTGAACGGGATGATCAGCAGGAGCGCCAGGCCGGCCAGCGCCGAGCCGATCGCCCACGCGATCATCGAGTAGCGATGCTCGTCGATCCCGGCGAGCGAGGCCGCTTCGCGGTTCTGCGCGACGGCGCGAAGCGCGCGGCCCGTCCGTGAATAGCGGAACCAGGGCAGGAAGGCCATTGCGATCACGATCGCGGAGGCCGCGGCAACGATCTGCGTCGAGAAGATCGCCGCGTTCCCGACGCGCACTCGGGCCACCGGCAGCCACGGTTCGACGATGGTCGTCGCCTCGAAACCCAAGAGCATCTGCGCGACGACGGCAGCGAACTGCGCGACCCCGAGCGCGATCAGGATCAGCACGACCTGGTTCGTGCGCTTCACGTGCCGGAACACGGCCTGATACGCACCCGCGCCGGTGGCGCCGCTGAACACGACCGCGAGGATCGCGGCGAGCACGGGCGACATGCCGGCCTTGGACGTCAAGAGGAAGTACGCGACGAGCCCGAACAGGCCGATCCCCCAATGCGCGAAGTTCGTCACACCTGTGGTTCGGTAGATCAGGACCAGCCCGAGCGCGAGGAGCGCGTACACCGCCCCGCGAGCGAGGCCGAACGACGTCACCTCGATCACCGGGGCGGCGAGTATCACCCGGTCAGCCCTTCAAGAAGGCGCGGTAGGCCCAGCCGAAAGCCGGGAAAGGCGGGTAGCGCGACAACGCGCGGGCCCAAGCGAATCGCGTCGTCCATCGCCCGATGATCATCAGGAACCCGATGAAGCCCAGCGCGACGATCACCGCGGCCGGCCATGGGCTCCCGGCCAGCGAGCGCACCTCGAAGCGCGGCAGGGCGACCGGCTGCGAGGGCGCCGGCGGGATAATAGGTGGACCGACCACCGGCGGCGTTATCGGCGGCGGCACGATCGGCGGGATCGGCGGGATGGGGATGGTGGGCAGCTCCGGCAGGAAGCTCGAGGCGGGGACGCGTCCGACGCCGGCGTTGAGGATCGCTCCGGCCACGTAAATGACCTGATCGCCGAAGAACTTGCCGCCGAGGGTGAGATTGCCGGCCAGGCTCTCCGGGAACGGGTTCTGTCCGTCGAAGGGGTCGACGGGGCTGCAGGGATAGCCGTAGCCGATGCTCAAGAACGGATCGCCGTTGAAAGGGTCCTCGGGCAGGCAGATCTGGTTGAGCATCGTCTTGGCCGCGAGGAACACACCCGGAGCACGGATCATCACCCGACGGCCCTCGTCCGCGACCTGAACGACGGGGCGAACGACGCCGAGGAACGCGTCCGGGCCGAGCGCGATGATCTGCCCCGCATCGAGCGACGCGATCTTCGAGCCGCCGATGTGGAGCCCCGATGCCTCGGTCTTCGCGATGGCCACGAGTCCCTTCTCGGTCCCGTCCGACGAGAAGGAGATCACCGAACGCACGGCGTCGATGATGATCGCGCCGTCCGCGAGATTCGCTCCACGCACCGTCGAGGTGAGAACGCCGTGGATCCGGCCGCCCGCCTCCCACAGCTTCACGATCGACACGCCCTCCTTGGAGCCGCCCGGCGCCGTCGTGGCTCCCTCGAACGTCGTGAAGGCCGACATGTTGTAGGTGGACGTGTCGTTCGCTCGGGAGAGCATGTGCGCGTTGAAGGGACCGGGGTACATCCCCGTCTCGGAGAAGGCGTCCACGACGGCGCAGCGTTCCTCGTAGTCGTTGCGGTTGCCGACGAAAGCGTCGCTCTCGACGTGTGCCTCGGTTTCGCGGCGGCCGCTGTTGTCGACGTAGTACATCGAGGCGAAACCGCCCGACTCGGGAGTCGAGGCCATATGGCCCGACGCTAAGCCGTGCGTGACCGTCACGGGGTTGCCTCTCGGCCATTCGCTCGCCGCACCCATGCCGCCGTCGTCGGTCACCCCACCCTCTGCGTCCTCGGGCTTCGGCGTCTCGGGCGCTTCCTCGGTACGACCCAGCGCGGCGTCCTCGCACGAGTCGGGGGTCTGGTTGTAGCGGGCCCGGTCGCAGCCGTAGTTCTCGTCGTTCTCGGCGACGCACGGCGAATACTTCTCGGTCACGAACGTCGACTGCGGGTAGTGGATCTGCCAGAGGGACGCGCGCGCTTCCTTGATCGAATAGGCGAGCACGGTCTTCTCCTCGGCCATCGCCGGGGAGGACGCGAGCGACGCGAGGATCATCCCGAGCACGACGACCGAAAGAGCTCTCTTGAGCTTCATGGGATCACGTCTCCGTCAGGCTGCCGGGAACCTTGACGTCCGACAGCGTCACGAATCCATTGGTTCGGTCGTCGAAGCTCTCGCCCGTGAAATTGATCAGCCAGATCGCTTTCCCGCCGAAG carries:
- a CDS encoding branched-chain amino acid ABC transporter permease, yielding MKGVFVAPTESALAEAGAEPAALALRLPRLTRLQALAGAALLALGFLPLAFGSFGLYIAAYVAVWAMLELSIVVVTGYAGMISLMPFTFVGIGAFTTGVAATVWGWPFWLAVPIAAIATVPISVMVGAASVRLKGLYLAIATLTFGNALGETLFKWDAFTGGQAGHEVDRPALGSLSFSSDFGFYVLSILTALLMVWAVHGLKNSRAGRAMLAVRDNEREAQALGINATKAKLTALVIGGMIAGIGGAFYITLLGTAAPGPFQSPFVELSSLLLVIWAVIGGIDSAFGAFLGATALITQTVVFQGAERVFAYVGVYAALVLVAFLLLRPGGIVQVVKIQAERIRENPRRNIPITVIGFGVQVAIIVVILVFGSE
- a CDS encoding branched-chain amino acid ABC transporter permease, which produces MILAAPVIEVTSFGLARGAVYALLALGLVLIYRTTGVTNFAHWGIGLFGLVAYFLLTSKAGMSPVLAAILAVVFSGATGAGAYQAVFRHVKRTNQVVLILIALGVAQFAAVVAQMLLGFEATTIVEPWLPVARVRVGNAAIFSTQIVAAASAIVIAMAFLPWFRYSRTGRALRAVAQNREAASLAGIDEHRYSMIAWAIGSALAGLALLLIIPFTAGARGGIITVVETTPFGNFLIPAFGAALVGGLVNLPLAVIGGFVFGVAQEMMILAPTWWSTRRSVVAAILIVVLLLAHTERFFVVRAEQEALEA